CAGAAATCCACAAAGCGGAAGGCGGAAACATTCAGGCAATTTGCCGGAAGGAACGCTATCATTTCTTTGAAACCGTCATGCATAAACATAAGTTTTCAAAACTCGTAACTGCACATCATGCGGACGATCAGTTGGAATCCATGTTAATGGCCTTGACGAAAGCGAGTTCACTAAACGGGTTGAAAGGAATTTTACCGTCACGTAAATTTCAACAATTTACATTAATCAGACCTTTTTTGATGGTTACAAAAGACGAAATTGGGGAATATTTACATAGTAAAGGCCATTTATACCGAGAAGATCCTAGCAATGCAAAGGATGACTATACCCGCAACCGTTACCGTCACAATGTCGTACCAGTTTTGAAGGAAGAAAACCCCCTTGTTTCACAACATGCAGTCCACATTTCACAGCAGCTTTTAGATGATGATTCGTATTTAATGGAGCTTGCAGAAGAGCGTTTTTCGAAACTTTTTCAGAAAGTCGACAAAAATTGTTATAAAGTGAAGGTTTCGGCATTACAAAAAGAGCCGCTTGCTTTACAAAGGAGGCTCATTTTAATACTATTAAGTTATCTTTATAACGATTCAAATACGATTCAAAGCTACGCACTTTGTACGACGATTCTGACGTTATTCTCAACGTCGGATGGAAGTCGTGCACTTGATTTACCGGAGAATTTTATTGCGCGTCAACAATACGATGAAGTTGTATTTGAGTACAAGCAGCAGGACTTGCTAACATCAGATCAACAAATCGCTTTGAATGAGTGGTGTGTGCTTGGAACGATGCGCATATATATTGGGGAACTTGCACAATGTGATGAGGACTTACTGCAAAAGTATCCGCATCACTTTTTCGCCGCATCATCAGTATCGTTTCCGTTATGCGTAAGGGCTCCCAAACAAGGGGATCGTATTTTGCTACAAGGTATGCAGCATCAGAAAAAAGTATCTCGAGTTTTTATTGATGACAAGATTCCTTTCAAAAAAAGAGCTAGCTGGCCATTGTTAGTCGATGCTGATGATGACCTTTTAGCGATAGTAGCTGTACGCGTTAACAATAAATTTTCTAATGTAAAGTCGGCAGTGCATGAAATGGTGCTTATTGTCGATAGCAATGAACGTCTTTAGAAAGTTTGAACAATAAAAGGAGGAATCTACTCATGATTCAAAATGACATCGAAAAAATTATGATTACAGAAGAACAAATCCAGGAACGCATTAAAGAGCTTGGTGCTCAACTGACAGAGGAATACAAAGACATGTTCCCATTAGCTGTCGGGGTGTTAAAAGGTGCAATGCCATTTATGACGGATCTGATGAAACGTTTCGATTCTTATATAGAGCTGGACTTTATGGATGTTACTTCATATGGGAATGCAACGGTATCATCTGGGGAAGTAAAAATTCTTAAAGACTTAAATACAAGTGTGGAAGGTCGCGATGTCATTATTATTGAAGACATTATCGACAGCGGTTTAACATTAAGCTATTTAGTAGATTTATTTAAATACCGTAAAGCAAAATCGATTAAAATCGTAACATTATTGGATAAGCCATCTGGCCGTAAAGTGGAATTAAATGCAGATGTTGTTGGCTTTGAAGTACCAGACGGTTTTGTTGTAGGCTATGGTTTAGATTACGCAGAAAAATATCGTAACTTACCTTACATTGGAATTTTAAAACGTGAAGTATACTCATTTTAATATTCTGGATTGTACAAACCTTCAATTTTGAGGCAAGCATCCAGACATAAGTAGTAAATGAGCGCATTTTGTCATAATTCGTTTCAACGTTTAAAATGTGCGGTGCTTTTTATTGTATGAAAATTTCAACGTATGTTAAGATTTTACTTATAGTTTTTCTGTAACGTTGTGAGGAGGCTGGGGATGAATCGAATATTTCGATACACCATATTTTATTTACTAATATTTCTCGTGATCATCGGGATTTTTGGAACATTTAATGGTGGAAAAAAGACAACTGAAAACCTTGATTACTATGCGTTTTTTGAGGCTTTAGAGAGCAATGAGATTGCTTCTATGGAAATACAGCCTGAAAGAGGCGTGTATAAAATTGTAGGTCAGATGAAAGGCGCTGAAGATGGCGAAACTTTCACAGTAAACGTTTTACAAAATGACCAAACTTCTGTAGACCGTATTTTGCAAATTGAAGAACAAGCTGCAAATGGCGAGTATCCAGGACTGGAAATTTTAGAACAACCACAAACAAGTGGATTCGTAACATTCCTTACGAGCATTATTCCATTTGTCATCATTATTATTTTATTCTTCTTCTTACTAAGCCAATCGCAAGGTGGCGGTAATAAGGTGATGAACTTCGGGAAATCAAAAGCAAAATTATTTGATGACACGAAGAAAAAAGTTCGTTTCAATGACGTGGCAGGTGCCGACGAAGAGAAACAAGAGCTTGTTGAAGTAGTAGATTTCTTAAAAGATCACCGTAAATTCACTGATATCGGTGCACGTATTCCAAAAGGGATTCTATTAGTAGGTCCTCCAGGTACAGGTAAAACATTACTTGCACGTGCTGTTGCCGGTGAAGCGGGCGTACCATTCTTCTCGATTTCAGGTTCTGACTTCGTAGAGATGTTCGTCGGTGTCGGTGCATCTCGTGTTCGTGACTTATTTGAAAATGCTAAGAAAAATGCCCCATGTATCATTTTCATCGATGAAATTGATGCAGTAGGTCGTCAACGTGGTGCAGGTCTTGGTGGTGGACACGATGAGCGTGAACAAACATTAAACCAATTACTAGTTGAAATGGATGGTTTCGGTGCAAACGAAGGTATTATTATCATCGCTGCAACAAACCGCCCGGATATTCTAGATAAAGCATTATTACGTCCTGGTCGTTTTGACCGTCAAATTACGGTTGGTCACCCAGATGTAAAAGGCCGTGAAGCAATCCTTAAAGTACATGCACGCAATAAGCCATTATCAGATACAGTTGATCTGGCTGCTGTTGCACAACGTACACCAGGCTTCTCAGGTGCGGATTTAGAAAACTTGTTAAACGAAGCAGCTCTTGTAGCAGCTCGTAAAAACAAAAAAATGATTAACATGGCAGATATTGATGAAGCTTCCGACCGCGTAATTGCCGGTCCTGCAAAAGCAAGCCGTGTGTACTCTCCAAAAGAGAAAAAGCTTGTTGCATTCCATGAAGCCGGTCACGTAGTTGTCGGTCTTGAATTGGATGAAGCTGATACTGTTCATAAAGTAACAATTGTCCCTCGTGGCCAAGCTGGTGGTTATGCCATCATGTTACCGAAAGAAGAGCGTTTCTTCACAACGAAGCAAGAGTTACTTGACCGTATCGCCGGATTACTTGGCGGACGTGTTGCGGAGGAAATTGTACTTGGCGAAGTATCAACAGGTGCACATAATGACTTCCAGAAAGTAACGAGTATTGCGCGTGCAATGGTAACAGAATACGGAATGAGCAATAGTCTTGGTGCTGTTCAATACGGTTCAAACCAAGGTGGTAATCCATTCCTTGGTCGTGACTTCGGTTCAGACCAAAACTATTCTGATACAGTAGCATACGAAATTGATAAAGAAGTTCAGCGTATCGTGGATGAGCAATATGCTCGTACGAAACGTATTTTAACCGAGCGTCGTGATTTACTAGATTTAATCGCTAACACGTTAATTGAAAAAGAAACGTTAAATGCACAGCAAATCGAACATTTACGCGATCACGGTATATTACCTCCTGAAGAGGTGGTAGTAGAATCAGAGCTTCCAAATGAAAAAAATGAAGCAACACCAACAATTGAAACTGCTGGTAATGTTTCAATCAATAACGAAGTTCAAGGTGAAAAGAAATCACCGACAGTTGAAGATTTACCGAAAGACGCGTCAGATGATCGCCCGCAAGGCATCGATGAAGACCGTTTAAAATAATACAACGAAACTGACTATTTCCTGGGAAAAGGAGATAGTCAGTTTTTTCTTCGTAATAAGTTGCGAAATGCATCTGCCCTCTCAGGAAATTAATGGATGTTGTTGAAAGGGAAGGATTGCCGGCTAAAAATACTGAATACTGTATAGTAGATGGCCAAATATGGTATGATTTTTTTCAGTACAGGAAAAGTAGGTGCCACTTGTGATTTTAGTAATGAATGCAGGTAACTCCAATATTATTTTAGGAATTTATCATCAGGATAAACTTATCCATCATTGGCGGACAGAAACAAACATACGAAAAACTGAAGATGAATATGCGATGCAGTTTAAGGCATTTTTTGCTCATGAAGGCATTTCATTTGAACAAGTAAAAGGGATTATTATATCCTCAGTTGTGCCACCTATCATGTTTGCACTTGAATTAATGTGTAAAAAATATTTCAATATCCAGCCTTTAATTGTAGGGCCCGGTGTAAAAACAGGCTTGAATATAAAGTATGAAAATCCGCGTGAAGTAGGGTCAGACCGTATCGTGAATGCGGTTGCTGCATTACAGCAATATAGTGGCAGACCGCTGATTATTATCGACTTTGGTACTGCAATCACGTATTGCTATATTAATGAGCGTGGTGATTATGCCGGGGGGGCCATTGCACCCGGCATTGCCATTTCAACAGAGGCGCTCTATACGCGTGCTGCCAAGCTGCCCCGCATAGAAATTGCCCATACATCGCAAGTTGTGGCAAAAAATACGGTAGCCGCTATGCAAGCAGGTGTTTTTTACGGTTTTTTAGGACAAGTAGAAGGCATCGTCAGTCGTATGAAGGCTCAAAGTAAAGAAGAGCCTCTCGTTATAGCAACTGGCGGGCTGGCAAAATTAATCGCAAATGAAACCCAGATGATTGATGTCGTCGATCCATTTTTGACACTCAAGGGGCTTGCGACGATTTATAAAAGAAATCAATAGAAAAGAGGAATTTCAACATGAAAGACTACTTAGTAAGAGGGATTGCATATGACGGACAAGTTCGCGCATTTGCAACAAATACAACTGAAACTGTAGGAGAAGCACAACGCCGTCATAATACATGGCCGGTTGTATCTGCTGCGCTAGGTCGTTCAATGACAGCATCTGTAATGATGGGTGCAATGTTAAAAGGGGACGACAAAATTACGGTAAAAATCGAAGGAAACGGTCCAATCGGTCCAATGGTTATCGATGCAGATGCCAAAGGAGATGTGCGTGGCTTCGTTACAAACCCGCATGTTCACTTTGAATTAAATGGACAAGGAAAACTTGATGTACGTGCAGGTGTCGGTTCTGAAGGGGCACTGACAGTTGTTAAAGACTTAGGTTTACGTGATATGTTCTCAGGTCAAACACCAATTGTCTCAGGAGAAATCGCTGAAGACTTCACATATTACTTCGCTTCATCTGAACAGGTACCTTCATCAGTAGGTTTAGGTGTACTGGTAAATCCGGATAATACAATTCTGGCTGCAGGTGGCTTTATCATTCAATTAATGCCGGGCTGTGAAGAAGAAACGATCGAAGCAATCGAAAAACGTTTGTCTTCAATTGAGCCTGTATCAAAAATGATTGAAAAAGGATATTCACCTGAGCAAATTTTAGAGGCGGTATTAGGAGAAGGAAATGTTCAAATCCTTTCGTCAATGCCTGTACAGTTCCAATGTCAATGTTCAAAAGAGCGTTTTGGTGCGGCAATTATCAGTTTAGGTGTCGGTGAAATTCAGGAAATGATTGACGAAGATGGTCAGGCAGAAGCGCAATGCCACTTCTGTTTAGAAAAGTACCACTTCGATAAAAATGAACTTGAAGGCTTTGTGAATGAAATCCAATCGTAATTTACACCAAACACCACAACCAACACAAAATAATTTACCGTACACACAACGACGCTTAAAAACAAAACCTACGTTGCTGTTATTGCTAATATTATTGGTCGGAAATCTATTTTGGTTTGTGCTATGGTTACTCCCATCTGATGAAAAAACATCAGAAAAAGCAGATGGCGGCGGCGAAAGTATTGCTGCCGTCGAGGGAGAACCGATTACACGCCAACAATGGCTTACTGAAATGGAAAACCGATACGGAAAAGAAACATTGCAGAGCTTAGTAAATGAAGCCGTCATGGAAAAAGCGGCCAAAAAATATAAGCTCGAAGTAAAAGAAGAAGAAATAGATTTGGAAATTGCTTTATTACGCTCGGCACAAGACTCAAACGATACATCTTTACATAGTTTATCTCCAGAACAACTGCGCCAAAAAATGCGGGCACAGCTTATTCTGGATAAAGTACTGACAAATGATATTGTAGTAAAAGAGGACGAAGCCAAAAAATATTATGAAGACAATAAATCGATTTATAATATTCCGACTACCCACCGTACTAGTATCATAATCGTGAATTCAAAAGAGGACGCGGAGCGGGTGGAAAAAGAGCTGAAGGACGGCTCTGATTTTGCGGTTTTGGCACGCGAACATTCACTGGATACAGCTTCGGCTAGTTTAGGCGGCGATATTGGCTTTATTTCTTCAAGTCAATCGGCAGTCGATCCGGCAATTTTACCGGAAGTGGAAAAACTGAAGGAAAAAGAAACTTCCAAACCATTTGTATTAAGCGATGGGCGCTATGCGATTGTTACCGTGACAGAGAACATGGAAGGGCAGTCATTCAGCTTTGATGAAGTAGAAGGGCATGTAAAACGCCAGCTCGCTTTAGAGCAGCTGCCGCCATCGATTACACCGGAAGCTTTCTGGGCAGAATTTGATGCGACATGGTTCTACGGAGAATCAAAAAACTAACGCAAGATTGAAGGCGGGCAAGGACAGAAGTTGGAGTTTTTAGTGAAAGGGGGAACTTTTATTGAGAAACTGCTACTTTTTAAAATTGATTGGAATGGAGGGGCGACTCCTGGGGGAATAGCGCGAGCCTGAGACTAGGAACAAAAGCTAAGAACGCCACGTCCTGTGGCAACGCTTTTGTGACCAACATCTTGTTGGCCTCGTGCCCCCGGAAAGCGTCCCCGGAATGGAAATCAATTTTGCTGTCCATGCCTTTTTTATTAAATAAACTGAAATAGTCAGAAATTTTCCAAAAATATCGTTTCAATTAATTGACAAGTAGCATTAAAAATTGATAAGATACAAATTAAGTAAAACCTATTGAATTGGTAGGGATTTGGAGAGGAATGGATAAAATGAGTAAATTAGCAAATTCAGTGGCGGACTTAGTAGGTCGCACACCAATCGTAAAATTAAACAATGCAACAAGTGAAAATGAAGGTACAGTTTACGTAAAACTTGAATACTTTAACCCAGGTTCTTCGGTAAAAGACCGTTTAGCTTTAGCTATGGTTGAAGCAGCAGAAAAAGACGGCACATTAAAACCAGGCGGTACAATCATCGAACCGACTTCTGGTAACACTGGTATCGGTTTAGCAATGATTGCTGCAGCTAAAGGCTACAAAGCAGTTTTAGTAATGCCTGAAACAATGTCATTAGAGCGCCGCAACCTTTTACGTGCTTATGGTGCTGATTTAGTATTAACACCAGGTCCAGAAGGTATGAAAGGTGCAATTGCAAAAGCAGAAGAATTATCTAAATCAGAAGGTTACTTCTTGCCACAACAATTCAAAAACGAAGCAAACGCAGAAATTCACCGCTTAACAACAGGTCCTGAAATTGCGGAAGCATTCGAGCAAGAAGGCTTAAAATTAGATGCATTTGTTGCTGGTGTAGGTACTGGCGGTACAATTACTGGTGCAGGCGAAGTATTGAAAAATAAATTCCCTGAAATCGAAATTATCGCTGTTGAGCCTAAAGATTCTCCAATTCTTTCAGGCGGTAACCCTGGCCCACACAAAATCCAAGGTATTGGTGCAGGTTTCATTCCGGACGTATTAAACACAGAAGTATATGATTCTGTATTACCGGTTGAAAACGAAACAGCTTTCGAATATGCACGTAAAGTAGCACGCGAAGAAGGTATTTTAGCTGGTATTTCTTCAGGTGCAGCAATTTACGCAGCAATCGAAACAGCAAAACGTTTAGGTAAAGGCAAAAACGTATTAGCGATTATCCCATCAAACGGTGAGCGTTACTTATCAACACCTTTATACCAATTTGAAGACTAATTAAAATTTGTCTAACAGATTTTTAAAAGCCATTTTGCGAGAATCACTCTCGTAAAATGGCTTTTTTTCTTTGGAACTGCTAAGTTAAAAATGGATTTTTACAGCGTTATCGAGTTTAATTAAGAAAAAGGCAAAGCAGGTGTAAATTGATGCAACAACTAGAAACACATACATTTTACATGACAAACGATGAATTTTATTATAGTTTCCAGGAACAGACGACAAAGGAAAAACAACGAGCGTTTTTGGAAAGCGGTCGTGGAGGGCATTATTCAATCGCTGCATGGCAACCAATCGCAACGGCAAAGTCAGTGGCACAAGGTCTTGAGCTGACTTGGAAAAGTGGGGAGACAGAGCTGAAAACAGGTGAAGCACTCGCAGAGCTGGAAAAAGTGATCGCCGAGTACAAGCTTGAAGCGAATCCGGCACTTCCTGATTTTCAAGGTGGAGCCATTGGATTTATTTCATATGATTATGCGCGCACGATTGAGTTGCTTCCAAATGTGACAGAAGACGATTTAAAAGTACCGGATCTCTATTTTTACTTGTTCGATCATTGGGCAGTACATAATGTCCAAACGGGCGAAGTGACATTGATGAAATTCTCTACTAGTGAAGTTGATTTACTTTCATGGCAAACAGATTGGCAGCAGCATGCCGAAGCCGGCTTGAAAAAGCGCCATTTTAATCAGGAAACAGCAAAAAATATGCAGCAGGATGAAGCGGAACTTCAAGTTTCATTCAGCGGAGATGCATTTGAAGCTGCAATACATAAAATTCAGCATTATATTGGACAAGGCGATGTGTTCCAGGTGAATTTGTCTGTGCGGCAGGCGAAAAAACTTTCGTCAGCACCAATTGCGGTGTATGAGGCGGTTCGTTCATTTAATCCTTCACCGTATATGGCTTATATTGAAAGCGAGGATTTTGCGGTAGTGAGCGGTTCTCCGGAGTTGCTCGTAAAACGTAAAGGGAATGAGCTTTCGACAAGACCGATTGCAGGGACACGCCCGCGCGGAGCATCGGAGGAACAGGACTTGGCATTGGCCAATGAGCTTATCGAACATGAAAAAGAACGTGCAGAACATGTCATGCTCGTTGATCTGGAACGCAATGACCTAGGAAGGGTGAGCAAATACGGAACGGTAGAAGTAAATGAGTTCATGGTGATTGAGCATTATTCACATGTGATGCATATCGTTTCGAATGTTCGAGGGGAGATTGCGCAAGGAAAAACAAATGCGGATGTCATTCGGGCGATGTTCCCGGGTGGAACGATTACAGGAGCACCGAAGATCCGTACGATGGAAATTATTGAAGAACTTGAGCCGGTACGCCGTGGTCTATACACAGGATCGATCGGCTGGATTGGCTATACAGGCGATCTGGAATTAAATATCGTTATCCGTACAGCGTATATTCAGGATGGTATTGCATACATTCAGGCGGGTGCCGGAATAGTCATCGATTCGATTCCGGAAAACGAGTATATTGAGTCGATGAATAAAGCGAGAGCAATGTGGCAGGCAAAAGCAATGGCAGAAGAGGTGAGCAAATGATTTTAATGGTTGATAACTATGATTCGTTTACATATAACTTGGTGCAATACTTCGGTGAATTCGGTCATGAACTGGTCGTTAAGCGCAATGACGAAATTACGGTAGAAGAAATTGAAAGGCTCCAACCGATGATGCTTGTTATTT
This genomic window from Solibacillus sp. FSL R5-0449 contains:
- a CDS encoding type III pantothenate kinase codes for the protein MILVMNAGNSNIILGIYHQDKLIHHWRTETNIRKTEDEYAMQFKAFFAHEGISFEQVKGIIISSVVPPIMFALELMCKKYFNIQPLIVGPGVKTGLNIKYENPREVGSDRIVNAVAALQQYSGRPLIIIDFGTAITYCYINERGDYAGGAIAPGIAISTEALYTRAAKLPRIEIAHTSQVVAKNTVAAMQAGVFYGFLGQVEGIVSRMKAQSKEEPLVIATGGLAKLIANETQMIDVVDPFLTLKGLATIYKRNQ
- the hslO gene encoding Hsp33 family molecular chaperone HslO, coding for MKDYLVRGIAYDGQVRAFATNTTETVGEAQRRHNTWPVVSAALGRSMTASVMMGAMLKGDDKITVKIEGNGPIGPMVIDADAKGDVRGFVTNPHVHFELNGQGKLDVRAGVGSEGALTVVKDLGLRDMFSGQTPIVSGEIAEDFTYYFASSEQVPSSVGLGVLVNPDNTILAAGGFIIQLMPGCEEETIEAIEKRLSSIEPVSKMIEKGYSPEQILEAVLGEGNVQILSSMPVQFQCQCSKERFGAAIISLGVGEIQEMIDEDGQAEAQCHFCLEKYHFDKNELEGFVNEIQS
- the cysK gene encoding cysteine synthase A, encoding MSKLANSVADLVGRTPIVKLNNATSENEGTVYVKLEYFNPGSSVKDRLALAMVEAAEKDGTLKPGGTIIEPTSGNTGIGLAMIAAAKGYKAVLVMPETMSLERRNLLRAYGADLVLTPGPEGMKGAIAKAEELSKSEGYFLPQQFKNEANAEIHRLTTGPEIAEAFEQEGLKLDAFVAGVGTGGTITGAGEVLKNKFPEIEIIAVEPKDSPILSGGNPGPHKIQGIGAGFIPDVLNTEVYDSVLPVENETAFEYARKVAREEGILAGISSGAAIYAAIETAKRLGKGKNVLAIIPSNGERYLSTPLYQFED
- a CDS encoding anthranilate synthase component I family protein, translating into MQQLETHTFYMTNDEFYYSFQEQTTKEKQRAFLESGRGGHYSIAAWQPIATAKSVAQGLELTWKSGETELKTGEALAELEKVIAEYKLEANPALPDFQGGAIGFISYDYARTIELLPNVTEDDLKVPDLYFYLFDHWAVHNVQTGEVTLMKFSTSEVDLLSWQTDWQQHAEAGLKKRHFNQETAKNMQQDEAELQVSFSGDAFEAAIHKIQHYIGQGDVFQVNLSVRQAKKLSSAPIAVYEAVRSFNPSPYMAYIESEDFAVVSGSPELLVKRKGNELSTRPIAGTRPRGASEEQDLALANELIEHEKERAEHVMLVDLERNDLGRVSKYGTVEVNEFMVIEHYSHVMHIVSNVRGEIAQGKTNADVIRAMFPGGTITGAPKIRTMEIIEELEPVRRGLYTGSIGWIGYTGDLELNIVIRTAYIQDGIAYIQAGAGIVIDSIPENEYIESMNKARAMWQAKAMAEEVSK
- the ftsH gene encoding ATP-dependent zinc metalloprotease FtsH, which gives rise to MNRIFRYTIFYLLIFLVIIGIFGTFNGGKKTTENLDYYAFFEALESNEIASMEIQPERGVYKIVGQMKGAEDGETFTVNVLQNDQTSVDRILQIEEQAANGEYPGLEILEQPQTSGFVTFLTSIIPFVIIIILFFFLLSQSQGGGNKVMNFGKSKAKLFDDTKKKVRFNDVAGADEEKQELVEVVDFLKDHRKFTDIGARIPKGILLVGPPGTGKTLLARAVAGEAGVPFFSISGSDFVEMFVGVGASRVRDLFENAKKNAPCIIFIDEIDAVGRQRGAGLGGGHDEREQTLNQLLVEMDGFGANEGIIIIAATNRPDILDKALLRPGRFDRQITVGHPDVKGREAILKVHARNKPLSDTVDLAAVAQRTPGFSGADLENLLNEAALVAARKNKKMINMADIDEASDRVIAGPAKASRVYSPKEKKLVAFHEAGHVVVGLELDEADTVHKVTIVPRGQAGGYAIMLPKEERFFTTKQELLDRIAGLLGGRVAEEIVLGEVSTGAHNDFQKVTSIARAMVTEYGMSNSLGAVQYGSNQGGNPFLGRDFGSDQNYSDTVAYEIDKEVQRIVDEQYARTKRILTERRDLLDLIANTLIEKETLNAQQIEHLRDHGILPPEEVVVESELPNEKNEATPTIETAGNVSINNEVQGEKKSPTVEDLPKDASDDRPQGIDEDRLK
- the hpt gene encoding hypoxanthine phosphoribosyltransferase, with product MIQNDIEKIMITEEQIQERIKELGAQLTEEYKDMFPLAVGVLKGAMPFMTDLMKRFDSYIELDFMDVTSYGNATVSSGEVKILKDLNTSVEGRDVIIIEDIIDSGLTLSYLVDLFKYRKAKSIKIVTLLDKPSGRKVELNADVVGFEVPDGFVVGYGLDYAEKYRNLPYIGILKREVYSF
- a CDS encoding peptidyl-prolyl cis-trans isomerase, with the protein product MKSNRNLHQTPQPTQNNLPYTQRRLKTKPTLLLLLILLVGNLFWFVLWLLPSDEKTSEKADGGGESIAAVEGEPITRQQWLTEMENRYGKETLQSLVNEAVMEKAAKKYKLEVKEEEIDLEIALLRSAQDSNDTSLHSLSPEQLRQKMRAQLILDKVLTNDIVVKEDEAKKYYEDNKSIYNIPTTHRTSIIIVNSKEDAERVEKELKDGSDFAVLAREHSLDTASASLGGDIGFISSSQSAVDPAILPEVEKLKEKETSKPFVLSDGRYAIVTVTENMEGQSFSFDEVEGHVKRQLALEQLPPSITPEAFWAEFDATWFYGESKN
- the tilS gene encoding tRNA lysidine(34) synthetase TilS encodes the protein MHTLEHQVLAYIKEQELIKSGDRLLIACSGGVDSMALLSFFYHFRHYFKIELAVAHVDHMLRGEQSAEDRQFVEKACSDWAIPFYSCAIPIAEIHKAEGGNIQAICRKERYHFFETVMHKHKFSKLVTAHHADDQLESMLMALTKASSLNGLKGILPSRKFQQFTLIRPFLMVTKDEIGEYLHSKGHLYREDPSNAKDDYTRNRYRHNVVPVLKEENPLVSQHAVHISQQLLDDDSYLMELAEERFSKLFQKVDKNCYKVKVSALQKEPLALQRRLILILLSYLYNDSNTIQSYALCTTILTLFSTSDGSRALDLPENFIARQQYDEVVFEYKQQDLLTSDQQIALNEWCVLGTMRIYIGELAQCDEDLLQKYPHHFFAASSVSFPLCVRAPKQGDRILLQGMQHQKKVSRVFIDDKIPFKKRASWPLLVDADDDLLAIVAVRVNNKFSNVKSAVHEMVLIVDSNERL